In the genome of Pirellulales bacterium, one region contains:
- the pyrE gene encoding orotate phosphoribosyltransferase — protein MYDKQTLIELVRSRALKFGDFTLASGKKATYYLDGKQVTLDSFGARLIADGILNLLADELPLPDAVGGMAIGADPITAAVITMAGVRGQQMSGFLVRKEAKGHGTNRYVEGPVRPGQRVAIVEDVVTTGGSSLDAIARVEEFGLKVTCVVAIIDRLEGGAQAFAARGYPFSSLLTIRDFGIDPPK, from the coding sequence GTGTACGACAAACAGACATTGATCGAATTGGTTCGCAGTCGGGCCTTGAAGTTCGGCGATTTCACGTTGGCCTCCGGCAAAAAAGCGACATACTATCTCGATGGCAAACAGGTGACGCTCGATTCGTTCGGCGCCCGCCTGATCGCCGACGGTATTTTGAATCTTCTGGCCGACGAATTGCCGTTGCCCGACGCGGTCGGCGGGATGGCGATTGGGGCCGATCCAATTACCGCCGCGGTGATCACGATGGCGGGCGTGCGCGGGCAGCAGATGTCGGGCTTTCTGGTGCGCAAGGAAGCCAAGGGGCACGGCACCAATCGCTATGTCGAAGGGCCGGTGCGACCGGGCCAGCGCGTGGCGATCGTCGAAGACGTTGTGACCACCGGCGGCTCGTCGCTCGACGCGATTGCGCGGGTGGAAGAGTTCGGGCTGAAGGTGACCTGTGTCGTCGCCATCATCGATCGCCTGGAAGGAGGCGCGCAAGCATTCGCCGCGAGAGGCTACCCCTTTTCGAGCCTGCTAACGATCCGCGATTTCGGCATCGACCCGCCGAAGTGA